One region of Neorhodopirellula lusitana genomic DNA includes:
- a CDS encoding type II and III secretion system protein family protein, translated as MRARFSYTYFRFVVAVLAVMGHGLFTSYGVSSVAAQSSAALASVAGDHKIANTVERMELIVKSSRILSLGDRIPRFQVHNEEVLGATPVSENQIQIFAKNPGSTQVNLWDTEDKLYTIDVTIVADAREVEGILNSQLPLASLKVTPINESAIVSGYVTSVDDVDRAVAIIEQFYKVVINNIEVVGVQQVLLHTRIMEVSRTKLRQLGIDWSLQGGDYAILNGPGELLDVPGGLVEGVDDAFGYAPFGGATNLRVGIGNQFEAFVEALDEQKLVKLLAEPTVVATHGRPARFTVGGRVPNVIPGSNGQLQVSYEDYGTSIDFLPFVVGPGRIRLEVRPEVSEPDPSRAVTINNTNVQAFTARYVETAVEMQAGQTFALAGLLQSRVDSVIKRTPFLGHLPYIGAFFRNTQDQRNEIELLIMVTPELVEAMDPHEVPVGGPGMNSDMPDEHEFYINGHIEVPNLKGDNCNEQRSDYCPSEASYQGGEVLMDSNVVMPGGVSQSGTAPSGSQALASRTANVARNPNAAPNAGTRIANVNHQQPTSQGRPTYPQASRASGNYNSSGIESGTLLPSGAVTPGSDPMVVGEGVTVTQPAYR; from the coding sequence ATGCGAGCGCGATTCTCCTATACCTACTTCCGTTTCGTTGTCGCTGTACTCGCGGTGATGGGACACGGTTTGTTCACCTCTTATGGGGTGTCTTCCGTAGCGGCCCAGTCGTCTGCCGCGCTTGCTTCCGTTGCGGGTGATCACAAGATCGCCAATACGGTTGAGCGGATGGAGTTGATCGTCAAGAGCAGCCGCATCTTGTCTCTGGGTGACCGCATTCCGCGTTTCCAAGTGCACAATGAAGAGGTGCTTGGTGCCACGCCGGTTAGCGAAAACCAAATTCAGATCTTCGCGAAGAATCCTGGGTCGACCCAAGTCAACCTGTGGGATACCGAAGACAAACTTTACACCATCGACGTCACCATCGTGGCCGACGCTCGTGAGGTGGAAGGCATCTTAAATAGTCAACTGCCGTTGGCATCTTTGAAGGTCACGCCGATCAACGAAAGTGCGATTGTGTCTGGTTATGTCACCAGCGTTGACGACGTCGATCGCGCCGTCGCCATCATTGAACAGTTCTATAAGGTTGTGATCAACAACATCGAAGTGGTTGGTGTGCAACAAGTGTTGCTGCATACTCGAATCATGGAAGTCAGCCGAACCAAGCTGCGGCAACTCGGCATTGACTGGTCGCTTCAGGGTGGTGACTACGCCATTTTGAATGGTCCCGGTGAGTTGCTGGACGTGCCCGGCGGACTTGTCGAAGGTGTTGATGATGCGTTTGGTTACGCGCCGTTCGGTGGAGCAACCAACTTGCGGGTCGGAATCGGCAATCAGTTTGAGGCCTTCGTCGAAGCATTGGACGAGCAAAAACTAGTGAAGTTGTTGGCCGAGCCAACGGTTGTTGCGACCCACGGTCGACCAGCTCGTTTCACTGTGGGTGGTCGTGTGCCTAACGTGATTCCGGGTTCGAACGGTCAGCTGCAAGTTTCCTATGAAGACTACGGTACGAGTATCGACTTCCTGCCCTTCGTCGTTGGGCCAGGCCGAATTCGTCTTGAAGTTCGTCCCGAAGTCAGTGAGCCTGACCCCAGCCGCGCGGTCACGATTAACAATACGAACGTGCAAGCTTTCACAGCTCGCTATGTTGAAACGGCCGTGGAAATGCAAGCGGGACAAACATTCGCATTGGCTGGGCTTCTACAGTCGCGTGTCGACAGTGTGATTAAGCGGACTCCGTTCTTGGGCCACTTGCCTTACATCGGTGCCTTTTTTCGCAATACCCAGGACCAGCGAAACGAGATCGAGCTGTTGATCATGGTGACGCCCGAGTTGGTGGAAGCCATGGATCCGCACGAAGTACCCGTTGGCGGTCCTGGTATGAACTCCGACATGCCTGATGAACATGAGTTCTACATCAATGGACATATCGAAGTTCCCAACTTGAAGGGCGACAACTGCAACGAGCAGCGAAGCGATTACTGCCCGAGCGAGGCGTCCTATCAAGGTGGCGAAGTGTTGATGGATAGTAATGTTGTCATGCCCGGTGGCGTGTCTCAGTCGGGGACCGCACCCAGCGGTTCACAAGCTTTGGCATCTCGCACCGCCAATGTCGCACGCAATCCGAACGCGGCCCCGAACGCAGGGACCCGTATTGCTAACGTCAATCATCAACAGCCGACGTCGCAAGGACGTCCGACTTATCCCCAAGCCAGTCGTGCATCTGGAAATTACAACTCGTCCGGAATTGAGTCCGGTACTTTGTTGCCTTCCGGTGCTGTCACGCCTGGGTCCGATCCGATGGTCGTCGGTGAGGGTGTTACTGTCACGCAACCAGCTTATCGCTAA
- the cpaB gene encoding Flp pilus assembly protein CpaB, which translates to MKNKSVPLLMAIVCGTIAAIGLSQWMQAQSTSDGSVATVEIFVTAKTIDIAEEITPDKIRLEQWPADRVPKGASGNLADLEGKYARQRFYEGEPIMPVKLMDDSNGSSQTIPRGYSVVSMRADPESSVATLVRPGDRVDVMAYFTKSELIPETMAKTVLTGVRVFAVDGRTERETEETETKTARSISLLVHKNDTPAWTYASELGKIRLTLGNPTDVVDALQETDGNGAGQQFLQWLADHQSAQAARQAESKLPKTTTVKHTPKPAKQKKNGFKMLKMSGGVLTEYWIEEGKQVPVILNESGKGGVHESDEETRVERPSASRNAAPRDYSYLNGSQSPFYQPPSEQDARESANKEKSEFDSEE; encoded by the coding sequence ATGAAAAATAAATCTGTTCCATTGCTGATGGCAATCGTTTGCGGCACTATTGCTGCGATCGGATTAAGTCAGTGGATGCAGGCCCAATCGACCTCGGACGGTAGCGTTGCGACGGTAGAGATTTTCGTGACGGCGAAGACGATTGACATTGCCGAGGAAATCACACCCGACAAAATCCGTCTGGAGCAATGGCCTGCGGACCGCGTTCCCAAGGGAGCCAGCGGCAATCTCGCCGATCTTGAAGGCAAGTACGCTCGCCAGCGTTTTTATGAAGGCGAGCCAATCATGCCCGTCAAGTTGATGGACGATTCCAATGGTTCGTCGCAAACCATTCCTCGCGGTTACAGCGTGGTGTCCATGCGAGCGGATCCCGAAAGCAGTGTTGCGACACTGGTTCGTCCCGGGGACCGAGTCGACGTGATGGCGTACTTCACCAAGAGTGAATTGATTCCCGAGACCATGGCCAAGACCGTGTTGACGGGCGTCCGAGTTTTCGCTGTTGACGGTCGAACCGAACGCGAGACCGAAGAAACCGAAACCAAGACGGCTCGCTCGATCTCACTGTTGGTTCACAAAAACGATACACCCGCTTGGACTTATGCCAGCGAACTTGGCAAGATCCGGCTGACGCTGGGCAACCCAACCGACGTGGTTGACGCCCTGCAAGAAACCGATGGCAACGGAGCTGGACAGCAGTTCCTGCAATGGTTGGCCGATCACCAGTCCGCACAAGCTGCACGGCAAGCTGAGTCCAAGCTACCCAAGACAACGACTGTTAAGCACACACCGAAACCAGCCAAGCAAAAGAAGAATGGCTTCAAGATGCTGAAGATGTCCGGTGGTGTGTTGACGGAATACTGGATCGAAGAAGGCAAGCAAGTCCCTGTGATTCTTAACGAATCGGGCAAGGGCGGCGTGCATGAAAGCGATGAAGAGACCCGAGTGGAGCGGCCCAGTGCGTCACGCAATGCTGCTCCTAGAGATTACAGCTATTTGAATGGCTCGCAGAGTCCGTTCTATCAGCCGCCTAGTGAGCAAGATGCTCGCGAAAGTGCAAACAAAGAGAAGTCCGAGTTCGACTCGGAAGAATAA
- a CDS encoding A24 family peptidase produces MAILLEAITENWTIWFVTIVLIVAAVIDGMILKVPNWLTFPFIVCGWIHCTMQGGMPGLGWSLLATFGGMMMLLPLRNVGGMGAGDVKLLAGVGAWCGLWVTLQAFVATTLVGGVMAAYMIWKSGNWIKHYAMALTILNEWKTVRNPEKLAAIARERKPTMALLPYGIPMAIGTILLFAGSGMLI; encoded by the coding sequence ATGGCCATTCTGTTAGAAGCCATCACTGAAAACTGGACCATTTGGTTCGTCACGATTGTCTTGATCGTTGCCGCCGTGATCGACGGCATGATCTTGAAAGTACCAAACTGGTTGACCTTTCCGTTCATCGTATGCGGTTGGATTCACTGCACGATGCAGGGCGGAATGCCTGGCCTCGGATGGAGCCTGTTGGCGACATTCGGCGGCATGATGATGCTGCTTCCACTCCGCAATGTTGGCGGAATGGGTGCCGGCGACGTGAAACTGCTCGCGGGTGTCGGAGCTTGGTGTGGCCTGTGGGTTACGTTGCAAGCATTCGTCGCAACCACGCTTGTCGGTGGCGTTATGGCTGCTTACATGATCTGGAAAAGCGGGAACTGGATCAAGCACTACGCGATGGCGCTGACCATCTTGAACGAGTGGAAAACCGTTCGAAACCCAGAGAAACTTGCTGCAATCGCTCGTGAGCGTAAGCCAACGATGGCGTTGCTTCCCTACGGTATCCCAATGGCGATCGGAACCATCTTGTTGTTCGCCGGTTCGGGCATGCTGATCTAG
- a CDS encoding Flp family type IVb pilin, giving the protein MKKFAENVVAFLKEEDGPTAVEYAVMLALIIVTCLVAVRLVGTNASAKFNETAAILATP; this is encoded by the coding sequence ATGAAGAAGTTCGCTGAAAACGTAGTTGCATTCCTGAAAGAAGAAGACGGACCAACAGCTGTTGAGTACGCCGTTATGTTGGCTCTGATCATCGTTACTTGCTTGGTTGCTGTTCGTTTGGTTGGTACCAACGCCAGTGCTAAGTTCAACGAAACCGCCGCCATTCTTGCCACTCCCTGA
- the nusG gene encoding transcription termination/antitermination protein NusG → MPILPPEPDCFPDDLLDQEESLEATWWLLYVRSRQEKSIMRQLRTEKISHFAPLIPQRTRSPAGRIRTSYVPLFSTYVFMRGDDEARYRAVCTGCVMQAAEILEVADLVTDLRQIRDLVNLGVPLTVESKLQPGQNIRVRNGAFAGYEGTILRRENETRLLVAVRFMEQGVSVKLEDCQLEVID, encoded by the coding sequence ATGCCTATCCTACCGCCGGAACCTGACTGTTTCCCCGACGACCTGCTGGACCAAGAAGAGTCCCTGGAGGCAACTTGGTGGCTACTTTACGTCCGCAGCCGCCAAGAAAAGTCGATCATGCGGCAGCTGCGTACTGAAAAAATCAGCCACTTCGCGCCCTTGATCCCCCAGCGAACGCGATCACCCGCCGGTCGGATCCGAACATCGTACGTCCCGCTGTTCTCCACCTACGTATTCATGAGAGGCGACGACGAGGCCCGCTATCGAGCCGTGTGCACTGGTTGTGTCATGCAGGCTGCGGAAATCCTGGAGGTTGCCGACCTCGTGACGGACCTCCGGCAAATCCGCGATTTGGTGAACCTGGGTGTCCCGCTAACCGTTGAGTCCAAACTTCAGCCAGGACAAAATATTCGGGTCCGCAACGGAGCATTCGCCGGCTACGAGGGCACCATCCTACGACGCGAAAACGAAACCCGCCTGCTGGTCGCGGTTCGGTTCATGGAACAAGGCGTCAGCGTCAAACTCGAAGATTGCCAACTGGAAGTCATCGACTGA
- a CDS encoding glycosyltransferase — protein sequence MSILGSSPQGSSVPERKRRNGQRVLWVTRRFWPHVYGRHARASASYELVRRWSAAGYDMQVVTPRFSGHWSEGFAIGEIPVHRIVAAPKGEWSMQRYVRYLGNWIIEQLENFDAIVCDGLSDEVRSVAMAVTHARKQQNAASPLASGFHHVPTAVAICDGWGGDADEVWCRQARGGRRVLASLAELDCVVTRHAGADRFLVAHEIPSERIQRIPRGFARPERWTLKQRSAARKSLASANHDLTAGPEDRVLLWCGEMRGRPDREEGVVTLVKNARLLCGRYPNLRIWLLGDGELHDWAHRELKAEGVRSVVAIPGTFSDMTDVWRSVDFVAATCEDHLRYVLPKAIESAVAVLVADQPPMREWVQTYFEPAVADSFAWYEPKRIASFRKTFRMLWEELPDVTQHAWEIANEAAHRFHDNEEMHRWAEILSPRRS from the coding sequence TTGTCGATACTCGGATCTTCACCGCAGGGATCGTCGGTACCTGAACGCAAACGTCGAAATGGACAGCGTGTTTTGTGGGTGACGCGTCGGTTTTGGCCACACGTTTATGGGCGACATGCTCGCGCTTCGGCGTCTTATGAGCTGGTTCGACGCTGGTCGGCTGCGGGATATGACATGCAGGTGGTCACGCCCCGATTTTCAGGCCATTGGTCCGAAGGTTTCGCGATTGGCGAAATTCCGGTGCACCGCATTGTTGCCGCCCCCAAGGGGGAGTGGTCGATGCAGCGCTACGTGCGTTACTTGGGTAACTGGATAATCGAGCAGCTTGAAAACTTCGATGCGATCGTTTGCGACGGTCTGAGTGATGAGGTGCGATCCGTTGCGATGGCGGTCACCCACGCACGAAAACAGCAAAACGCCGCGTCACCTTTGGCTTCGGGATTTCATCACGTGCCAACGGCGGTGGCCATTTGTGACGGTTGGGGCGGTGATGCCGATGAGGTGTGGTGTCGACAGGCACGCGGCGGCCGAAGAGTGCTGGCGTCGCTGGCCGAGCTGGATTGTGTGGTGACTCGGCACGCCGGAGCGGATCGGTTTTTGGTGGCCCACGAAATCCCTAGTGAACGGATTCAACGTATCCCTCGCGGATTTGCGCGGCCCGAAAGATGGACTTTGAAACAGCGATCGGCAGCACGCAAATCGCTGGCGTCGGCGAATCATGATCTGACAGCAGGCCCCGAAGACCGAGTTTTATTGTGGTGCGGGGAGATGCGAGGCCGACCGGATCGCGAGGAAGGAGTCGTGACGCTCGTCAAGAATGCTCGCTTGTTGTGTGGTCGGTATCCAAATTTGCGGATCTGGTTGCTCGGTGACGGCGAGCTGCATGATTGGGCGCATCGGGAATTGAAGGCCGAAGGGGTACGCAGCGTGGTGGCGATTCCCGGTACGTTTTCAGACATGACCGACGTTTGGAGATCGGTCGATTTTGTGGCTGCGACCTGTGAAGACCACCTGCGATACGTGCTTCCTAAGGCAATCGAGTCAGCGGTGGCTGTGTTGGTTGCGGACCAGCCACCGATGCGGGAGTGGGTGCAGACGTATTTCGAGCCGGCAGTTGCGGATTCGTTTGCCTGGTACGAGCCGAAACGAATTGCGTCGTTCCGCAAGACCTTCCGGATGCTGTGGGAAGAGTTGCCGGATGTGACCCAGCATGCGTGGGAGATTGCCAACGAGGCGGCGCATCGCTTTCATGACAACGAAGAGATGCACCGCTGGGCAGAGATTTTGTCGCCCCGACGTTCTTAG
- the hpt gene encoding hypoxanthine phosphoribosyltransferase → MRILIDETQLAAGVAKLAREIDTRYSDRPITVVAVLTGSVVLFADLIRRLSMPQRVGVIQASSYRGGTQAGELVIDAKMLIDVKDRDVLVVDDIFDTGATIAKLRDELTAMGAASVATAVLLRKVREEQHSVRPDFVAFEIPDEFVVGYGLDYLDMYRNLPYIAVLEPEEIAATSAQVG, encoded by the coding sequence ATGCGAATTCTTATTGACGAAACCCAGCTCGCCGCCGGGGTTGCGAAGCTCGCGCGAGAGATTGACACCCGTTACAGCGATCGGCCAATCACGGTGGTGGCGGTGTTGACCGGTTCAGTCGTGCTGTTTGCCGATCTAATTCGGCGGCTTTCGATGCCTCAGCGGGTCGGGGTGATCCAGGCGTCGAGCTATCGAGGCGGCACCCAAGCAGGGGAATTGGTCATTGACGCGAAAATGTTGATTGACGTCAAGGATCGTGACGTTTTGGTAGTCGACGATATTTTTGATACGGGAGCGACAATCGCGAAATTGCGGGATGAGTTGACCGCGATGGGAGCGGCCAGCGTGGCAACGGCGGTTTTGTTGAGAAAAGTCCGTGAAGAGCAGCACAGTGTTCGGCCAGATTTCGTCGCTTTCGAAATTCCCGATGAGTTTGTGGTCGGCTACGGTTTGGATTACCTCGATATGTACCGAAACTTGCCCTACATTGCGGTTTTGGAGCCCGAGGAAATCGCCGCCACGTCAGCTCAGGTTGGGTGA